In a genomic window of Tursiops truncatus isolate mTurTru1 chromosome 7, mTurTru1.mat.Y, whole genome shotgun sequence:
- the BCS1L gene encoding mitochondrial chaperone BCS1 isoform X2: MPLSDFVLALKDNPYFGAGFGLVGVGTALALARKGAQLGLVAFRRHYMITLEVPARDRSYAWLLSWLTRHSTRTQHLSVETSYLQHESGRISTKFEFVPSPGNHFIWYQGKWIRVQRSREMQMIDLQTGTPWESVTFTALGTDRKVFFNILEEARELALQQEEGKTVMYTAVGSEWRPFGYPRRRRPLTSVVLEQGLADRIVRDIREFIDNPKWYTDRALAGELQHSICLLSLTDSSLSDDRLNHLLSVAPQQSLVLLEDVDAAFLSRDLAAENPVKYQGLGRLTFSGLLNALDGVASTEARIVFMTTNHVDRLDPALIRPGRVDLKEYVGHCSRWQLTQMFQRFYPGQAASLAETFADHVLQATTQISPAQVQGYFMLYKSDPAGAIHNAESLRR, encoded by the exons ATGCCCCTCTCAGACTTTGTTCTGGCCCTGAAGGACAATCCCTACTTTGGGGCTGGATTTGGGCTGGTGGGTGTGGGCACAGCCCTTGCCCTGGCCCGGAAGGGTGCCCAACTGGGTCTGGTGGCATTCCGGCGACATTACATGATCACACTGGAAGTCCCTGCTCGAGACAGGAGCTATGCCTGGCTGCTTAGCTGGCTCACTCGCCACAGTACCCGAACTCAGCACCTCAGTGTCGAGACTTCGTACCTTCAGCATGAGAGTGGCCGCATCTCCACTAAATTTGAATTTGTCCCCAGCCCTGGAAACCACTTTATCTG GTATCAAGGGAAATGGATCCGGGTGCAACGGAGCCGAGAGATGCAGATGATAGACCTGCAGACGGGGACCCCCTGGGAATCTGTCACCTTCACGGCTCTGGGCACTGACCGAAAGGTCTTCTTCAACATCCTGGAGGAAG CTCGAGAGCTAGCCTtgcagcaggaggaagggaagacagTGATGTACACAGCCGTGGGCTCTGAATGGCGCCCCTTTGGCTATCCACGCCGCCGCCGGCCACTGACTTCTGTGGTTCTAGAACAGGGTCTGGCTGACCGAATTGTCAGAGACATCCGGGAATTCATCGATAACCCCAAGTGGTACACTGACAGAG ccctggctggggaactgcaGCACAGCATCTGCCTGCTGAGTCTCACAGACTCCAGCCTCTCTGATGACCGGCTCAACCACCTGCTGAGCGTGGCACCACAGCAGAGCCTGGTGCTCCTGGAGGATGTGGATGCTGCCTTTCTCAGTCGAGACCTGGCTGCGGAGA ACCCAGTGAAGTACCAAGGTCTAGGTCGTCTCACTTTCAGCGGCCTGCTCAACGCCTTGGATGGCGTGGCTTCCACTGAGGCACGCATCGTGTTCATGACCACCAACCATGTTGACAG GCTCGACCCTGCCCTGATACGCCCTGGGCGAGTAGACCTGAAGGAGTACGTGGGCCACTGCTCACGCTGGCAGCTGACCCAGATGTTCCAGAGGTTCTATCCAGGGCAAGCAGCTTCCCTGGCCGAGACCTTTGCAGATCATGTCCTTCAAGCTACAACTCAGATCAGCCCTGCCCAGGTGCAGGGCTACTTCATGCTTTATAAAAGTGACCCTGCAGGGGCAATTCACAATGCGGagtctctgaggaggtga
- the BCS1L gene encoding mitochondrial chaperone BCS1 isoform X1 yields MPLSDFVLALKDNPYFGAGFGLVGVGTALALARKGAQLGLVAFRRHYMITLEVPARDRSYAWLLSWLTRHSTRTQHLSVETSYLQHESGRISTKFEFVPSPGNHFIWYQGKWIRVQRSREMQMIDLQTGTPWESVTFTALGTDRKVFFNILEEARELALQQEEGKTVMYTAVGSEWRPFGYPRRRRPLTSVVLEQGLADRIVRDIREFIDNPKWYTDRGIPYRRGYLLYGPPGCGKSSFITALAGELQHSICLLSLTDSSLSDDRLNHLLSVAPQQSLVLLEDVDAAFLSRDLAAENPVKYQGLGRLTFSGLLNALDGVASTEARIVFMTTNHVDRLDPALIRPGRVDLKEYVGHCSRWQLTQMFQRFYPGQAASLAETFADHVLQATTQISPAQVQGYFMLYKSDPAGAIHNAESLRR; encoded by the exons ATGCCCCTCTCAGACTTTGTTCTGGCCCTGAAGGACAATCCCTACTTTGGGGCTGGATTTGGGCTGGTGGGTGTGGGCACAGCCCTTGCCCTGGCCCGGAAGGGTGCCCAACTGGGTCTGGTGGCATTCCGGCGACATTACATGATCACACTGGAAGTCCCTGCTCGAGACAGGAGCTATGCCTGGCTGCTTAGCTGGCTCACTCGCCACAGTACCCGAACTCAGCACCTCAGTGTCGAGACTTCGTACCTTCAGCATGAGAGTGGCCGCATCTCCACTAAATTTGAATTTGTCCCCAGCCCTGGAAACCACTTTATCTG GTATCAAGGGAAATGGATCCGGGTGCAACGGAGCCGAGAGATGCAGATGATAGACCTGCAGACGGGGACCCCCTGGGAATCTGTCACCTTCACGGCTCTGGGCACTGACCGAAAGGTCTTCTTCAACATCCTGGAGGAAG CTCGAGAGCTAGCCTtgcagcaggaggaagggaagacagTGATGTACACAGCCGTGGGCTCTGAATGGCGCCCCTTTGGCTATCCACGCCGCCGCCGGCCACTGACTTCTGTGGTTCTAGAACAGGGTCTGGCTGACCGAATTGTCAGAGACATCCGGGAATTCATCGATAACCCCAAGTGGTACACTGACAGAG GCATTCCCTACAGACGTGGCTACCTGCTTTATGGGCCCCCTGGTTGTGGAAAGAGCAGTTTTAT CAcagccctggctggggaactgcaGCACAGCATCTGCCTGCTGAGTCTCACAGACTCCAGCCTCTCTGATGACCGGCTCAACCACCTGCTGAGCGTGGCACCACAGCAGAGCCTGGTGCTCCTGGAGGATGTGGATGCTGCCTTTCTCAGTCGAGACCTGGCTGCGGAGA ACCCAGTGAAGTACCAAGGTCTAGGTCGTCTCACTTTCAGCGGCCTGCTCAACGCCTTGGATGGCGTGGCTTCCACTGAGGCACGCATCGTGTTCATGACCACCAACCATGTTGACAG GCTCGACCCTGCCCTGATACGCCCTGGGCGAGTAGACCTGAAGGAGTACGTGGGCCACTGCTCACGCTGGCAGCTGACCCAGATGTTCCAGAGGTTCTATCCAGGGCAAGCAGCTTCCCTGGCCGAGACCTTTGCAGATCATGTCCTTCAAGCTACAACTCAGATCAGCCCTGCCCAGGTGCAGGGCTACTTCATGCTTTATAAAAGTGACCCTGCAGGGGCAATTCACAATGCGGagtctctgaggaggtga